Within Metabacillus sp. KUDC1714, the genomic segment TTGGGGTATAGAGGGAGAAACATATGATGTAAATGAAGAAGGGCGTTTTGTTCGAACACAAGAACAAATTGATTTAGTTAATAAAGAAGAGTTTAGAGATGAATTTGGGTTTTCTGCACTTGGTTGGTACTGGCCAATTATGAGTGGTACATTTGATGACGGTAACTCTGTTGATCCAAATGTGCAGCCTGAAGTTGCCCAGCTTGCTTATGATGAAGTGGATAAAGAGTTTTTAAAAGCATATAACATTGAAACGTTTACTGATTTATTCACTGAGCCAGAACCAGCACCATGGTTTCCTTTCTGGGATGCCACGATCGAGACAGGATCTGAGGCACAGTTATATGATCAACAGTCTCGTGATTTAATCAAACGTTCATATCCAGATATTATACTTTCGAATCCATCTGATTTTGATTCCGAGTGGAACAAATTTAAGAAAGATTTTGAAAAGCTTCCATATAAAGCCTATGAAGAAGTAATGGAGGAATCGGTTAAAAAAGAAGCTTCACTTATGAAGTAGTAAAGAACTTAATAAGAAGGCTGAATGATCTATAAAAGAAGTTCAGCCTTCTTTCTATTAACGTAAATTTTGCGACGAATGGAATGAATTTTTAGAGTTTACTTATTGAATAGGATAGGAGGGACAAATATGCAAGCGCAAACGAAAGAAAAAGCACTTTTATCTCCAACAGTGCTACCAAATGAAGCGAAGGGAATGAAAGCGTTTCTAAAAAAATGTCGTAGCCAAAAAGCATTATTATTGATGACAATGCCTTTTGTGATTTGGGTCTTTATCTTTAAATATTTCCCTGTTTGGGGATGGACAATGGCATTTCAGGATTTTAAGCCGGCTCGTCCTTTTTCAGAACAAGAATGGGTAGGTTTTAAACATTTCACCTTTTTATTCACAGATGCTCGTTTCTTAGGAGTACTAAGGAATACGTTGGCTCAAAGTATCATTAATTTAGTTTTAGGATTTGTAACCGCGATTGGTTTAGCTCTATTAATCAATGAATTAACAAATCTTAAATTTAAAAGAGTCGTTCAAACGATTAGCTATTTGCCACACTTTCTTTCTTGGGTTGTAGCAGCTGCACTTGTTTCATCTGTATTGTCTATTGATGGAGTCATTAATGAAATATTGATAGGGCTTCATATTATTGATGAGGAAATTCTTTGGCTTGGAATCGGAGAGTATTTCTGGGGGATTTTAGGTGCTGCAGAAGTTTGGAAAAATGTAGGGTGGAATACCATTATTTATTTAGCAGCCATTTCGATGATTGATCAAGAACAATATGAAGCAGCCAAAATTGATGGAGCTTCTCGTTTACAAAGAATTCGCTATATTACACTTCCTGGCATGAAGCAAGTAATTGTGATCCTTTTAATTATGAATATTGGGTACATTATTGAGGCTGGATTTGAACCTCAATATTTATTAGGGAATGGACAGAACGTAGAGTTCTCAGAAAATATAGATGTATTTGTCATCAACTATGGTATTTCCATGTTTAACTTCTCATTGGCCACGGCAGCAGGAGTGTTTAAAACGGTTATTAGCTTAATATTCTTGATTGCCGCAAATTCATTCTCGAAAAAAATGGGCCAAGGCGGTTTATATTAGGAGGGATATAGAATGTTAAGAGTGAAAAAAAGGAAGAGCTTGATGAGAACGAAAGAAGATGTAGTTTTTGACACTTGTACCATTATTTTTATGATTTTACTTAGTGTCATCATGCTATACCCTTTTCTAAACCAAGTAGCCCTTTCTTTTAATGCTGCAACAGATTCTGTAAAAGGTGGAATCCATTTATGGCCAAGAGAATTTACTTGGAGAAACTATGAATATGTATTTACTCAAGCATCGATCATTCAGGCAATTTTCGTATCGGTAGCAAGAACAGTTGTTGGTACAGGAATTGGATTATTATGTACTGCAATGGTGGCATATGCGATTGCTCAAGAAAAATTTGTTCTTAAAAAGTCGGTAACAATTATTTTTATTATGACTATGTATTTTAATGGCGGGTTAATTCCAACATTCCTTTTAATGAGAGATTTACATTTAATCGGAACATTTTGGGTTTATATAATACCGGGATTAATAAGTGCATTCAATCTTATAATCATGCGTTCATTTATAGAAGGCCTTCCAAAAAGTCTTTTTGAACAAGCGCGTATTGACGGGGCTGGGGACTTTAGGGTTTTCTTTCAAATTGTGTTGCCTCTGTCCTTACCGGTATTAGCAACCGTAGCACTATTTGTTGCTGTAGGACAATGGAACCAATGGTTTGACGTATTTTTGTATAACTCAAGCAATGAGAATTTAACGACATTGCAATACGAGTTAATGAAAATTCTTCAGAATACTGCAACTTCAAATGGTGATTGGAATACTGCTCAAGCAAATGGTGAACACGCTGTCCAAGCTGTTACACCTAAGTCTATTCAAGCTACTATGACCATTGTAGCGAGTCTACCAATTATTTGTGTGTACCCATTTCTACAAAAGTACTTTGTAAAGGGTATGACTTTAGGTGCAGTTAAATAATTTAATCTTTTCTAATGTTAAAAATCTTAAAAAATGTAAAGGAGTAAGGACATGAAAAAAATATTACGAAAACAAATTTTCTCTGGATTAGCAATAGCATTATTATTACCTCTAGGTACAAATAGTGTATCTGCTTTAGATAAACCATTAGATGCTTTAAACGTAGTTTCAATTAATGAAAGATATGAAGATTCTTTCACAATCGGTGCTGCCGTCGAGCCTTATCAATTAGAAGGAAAGACTGCCAAAATACTAAAGCGCCATTATAATAGCATCGTTGCAGAGAATGTAATGAAGCCTATTAATATACAGCCAGAAGAAGGAAAATTTAACTTTGAAGAGGCTGATAAAATCGTGAAGTTTGCTAAAGAGAATGATATGGACTTACGTTTTCATACTCTGGTCTGGCATAGCCAAGTGCCACAATGGTTTTTCCTTGATAAGGAAGGAAATCAAATGGTAGATGAGACAGACCCAAAAAAACGCGAGAAAAATACAAGGCTTTTATTAAAGCGCTTAGAAACCCATGTAAAAACAATCGTTAAACGATATAAAGATGATGTAGACTCATGGGATGTTGTGAACGAAGTAATCGATGATTCCCCACAGAATGAAAAAGGTTTACGTGAATCAACATGGTACCAAATTACGGGCACTGACTATATTAAGGTTGCATTTGAAACAGCTAGAAAATACGCCGGAAAAGATGCAAAGCTTTATATCAATGATTACAATACAGAAGTAGAGCCGAAGAGAACTTACTTATATAATCTAGTGAAAGATTTACTGGAGCAGGGAGTTCCGATCGATGGAGTTGGGCATCAGTCTCATATTCAAATTGGCTGGCCGTCTATTCAAGAGATTGAAGATTCGATTAATTTGTTTGCAAGTCTTGGATTAGATAATCAAATTACAGAGCTTGATGTTAGTCTTTATGGTTGGCCGCCAAGACCTGCTTATGAGACTTATGAAGCCATTCCAGAAGAGAAGCTCCAAGCACAGGCTGAACGTTATGATGCTTTATTTGCTTTATATGAGAAATTAGATAATAAGATTAGTAATGTCACATTCTGGGGCATTGCTGATAACCATACATGGTTAGACGGTCGTGCACAACAGTACAATAACGGAGTCGGTAAAGATGCACCATTTGTTTTTGATCCAGATTACAACGTTAAACCTGCATATTGGTCAATTATGGATTAACCATTTTGAAGTTGCCTTTTCAAGATGAAAGGGCAACCTCTTTTCTAGATAAGAAGAAAGTCAAAATAGCCTTATATAAAAAAAGATTAATAACAAATCGTTTAGGCTTAATCAAGGAAAAAGCTGGTCTTTGTAACTTATATTTATAAATTCTATTAACCATAGGGAGGGAAAGATATGAGTCAACTACAATCTAAGTTGAATATTCCATCTTTTTCAGACGTATATAGTGATTGCTTTTCAATTGGTGCCGCTATCAATCAACGTACAATTGAAAGCTCAAAACAACTCTTAACCAAACATTTTAACAGTATAACAGCTGAGAATGATATGAAACCTGAAAATCTCCAGCCTGAGGAAAATAAATTTACGTTTGAAAAGGCTGATCAATTTGTAGCTTTTGCCGAAGAACATAAAATGAAGATGCGTGGTCATACATTGGTATGGCATAATCAAACTCCAGATTGGATGTTTACCACACCAGATGGTTCAGTTGCAAAAAGAGATTTGCTATTAGACCGAATGCAAACGCATATTTCAACTGTTGTAGGTCGTTATAAAGGCCGTATTCATAGTTGGGATGTTGTAAATGAGGTAATTGATGATAGTGAGAATCTCTTTTTAAGAAAATCAAACTATCTGGATATCGTAGGAGAAGATTTTATAGAAAAGTCATTTCGGTTTGCCCATGAGGCTGATCCAAAGGCATTGCTTTTTTATAACGATTATAATGAGAGTCACCCACAAAAACGTGACAAAATTTATAAATTAGTAAAATCTTTACTCAAAAAAGATGTTCCACTACATGGAATAGGCATGCAGGCACATTGGAATTTAACTAGTCCAACGTTAGATAACATTCGTGCTGCGATTGAAAAATATGCATCCCTTGGCTTGCAAATTCAGCTTACTGAACTAGATGTTTCGGTATTTGATACTACCGACAGACGAACAGATCTAAAAGAGCCAACGACTGAAATGGTTGCATTACAAGAGGAACGCTATGAGCAATTGTTTGCTTTGTTACGTGAATATAGGGACGTAATCAGTTGCGTTACCTTCTGGGGTGTTGCAGATGATTATACATGGTTAGACAACTTCCCTGTAAGAGGCAGAAAGAATTGGCCGTTATTATTTGATGACAATCAGCTTCCAAAACAAGCGTTTCATAAAATTACTAGTTTTAAATAATCTAAATAATTAAACTATGTTACTTACTAAAAAGGAAAAAAGGATTCTAAGAGTCATTCGATTTAAAATCCTATTGATAAATAAAATCTTAGTAGAAGGAGATTTATAAGAATGTATAAGAAGCTGTTTTTACTGATTGTAATGTTTTCAATGTTACTGAATTTTGTACCAAATAAAACATCATTTGCTCAAATAAATGAAAGAAGTACAGGTACATCACCAACAGTTCTGAATGCGGAGTTAGAAGATGTTTTTGAAGTCGTTGGTGCTCCAAATATAGAGTTAGAAGTCCCAGTGAAATTGGATGAGTTGTCAAAAGGACGATACACCTCCATTGCTGCATCATTCAATATCCCTGATAGTCTAACTGTGACTGGGGTGGAATTCAACTCAAAAAATATTAATGGAGCAAGTTCATATACTTATTCTAATAATCATTTAATGCTTCATGTAAAGGGTGGTAATGTAAGCTTCTCACATAAAAAATCTGATTTATTTGCAACGATTAAATTAAAAGTAAAAGATTTTGTGACATCCGATTATACGGAAGTTATCAGGACCAATTATATCAAGGTTAATGGTGGAGACATTGAATATTCAGTACATGATGCAGTAGCCAACATTGAATTAAAACTATTGGATACAGGTGCAGTTGCAAAGATTCCTGGTTATGCCAATCCACTTATCAGCCATAAATTTGGGGCCGATCCACATGCGATGGTTTACGATGGAAGGGTATATATATATTTAACGAATGATCAGTACGAATATGATGCAAACGGAAATGTCGTACCGAATACCTATGGCAAGATTAATACAGTTACCGTCATTTCTTCTGATGATATGATCAACTGGACTGACCACGGTGCAATTCCTGTAGCAGGACCTAATGGCGCAGCAAAATGGGCGACTCAATCGTGGGCGGTATCTGTTGAACATAGGAATATTGAAGGTAAGGATAAATTTTTCTTGTATTTTTCAAATAACGCGTCAGGTATTGGTGTACTTACATCAGATAGTCCTATTGGGCCTTGGACAGATCCGCTTGGAAAACCTTTAGTAGCCCGGAATACACCTGAAGCTGATGGGGTAACGTGGCTCTTTGACCCTGCAGCCTTTGTCGATGATGATGGTCAAGCATATTTGTATTACGGCGGAGGTGTACCAGGTTCACCACCAACCCAAGAACAAGCTGAATCTCCGAAAACTGCTAGAGTTATTAAGTTAAGTGATGATATGATTCATACAGAAGGGGAAGCAAAAGTAATTGATGCACCATTCTTGTTCGAAGCTTCAGGTATTCACAAACGTAATGGTAAGTACTACTATTCATATAGTACAAACTTCTCTGGTGTACGTGAGGCAGACGATCCGAAGACTGGTGAAATTGCTTATATGATAAGTGAAGATCCGATGGGTCCATTTAAATATGTAGGTACAGCACTTAAAAATCCATATCTATTTTTTGGTGTTGGAGGAAACAATCATCAAGATTTCTTTGAGTTTAAAGGCCAAACGTATATAACCTATCATGCACAAACATTAGCGAAAGAATTAGGGACTGCTCAAGGGTACCGTTCTCCTCACATTAATAAGGTTGAATATGACGAGAATGGTCATATAAAAGATGTCAAAGCAGATATGAAAGGTGTATCCCAGGTTACCAGCCTTGATCCATATAAGAGGAACGAGGCTGAAACAATCGCATGGAATGCTGGAATATCGACTGAGAAATCCGAAGCACCTGGCAGCTTGGTAGAGAGCATTAACCTTAATGTAACGGACATCAATAATGGAGAATGGATTGCTGTATCACAAGCAGATTTTGGAAAAAATCGAGCTGTATCTTTCGAAACAAATATTGCGTCAACTTCAGGCGGTACAATTGAAATTCGCCTGGACAGTCCAATTGGTAAAGTTATTGGTACGCTCGACGTTAAACCTACTGGTGGAGACCAAGAATGGCAACTGATGAAAACCAAAGTAAAGAACGTTAGCGGTAGACACAATATATTCTTCATGTTCAAAGGAGAAGGAGAAAACAACTTATTTAATATGGATTATTGGAAATTTACAACATCAGAACAAAGTATATCAAGTAAATAAATAGCCCATATTTTAAACAGACATAGGGATATCCTCTATGTCTGTTTTCTTTTTCAAAGTAGAATAAGTAAAAAGCATGTTAATAATAGCAATCTTACATCCAAATAATTTAGTATGCTAGCTTTAAGTGGAAATGATAAGATTTGGTTTCCTAATTATTATCTATAAGTTTTAGGCGAAAAATAATGCAATTTTTAAAAAGAATTTGAAGTTTAAAAAAGTCTATGATTAATAAATACACAATGAATGTACAATTTTTTCGAAAGTTATTCCATTCACCAATTGTCTGTAAACGCTTTATAATCAGAGTATACAAATTCAAAAAAGTTAAAAAGCTTTTGAATTGAAGAAAAAGGGGAGGCTTCAAATTATGAAGAAATTACTTAAAGGAAAAATGATTTTACTACTTATGATGGCACTTATGCTCTTATTATCAGCATGTAGCTCATCAGGTACAGGGGGGCAAACAGAGTCTGGTACTAGTTCAGGAGATTCTAAGTCTAGTGATAAGTTAGTAATAGGCTTTTCACAAGTTGGAGCAGAAAGTGAATGGAGAACAGCAAACACGAAGTCAATGCAAGAAGCCATTAAAGCTGCAGGTCATGAATTGAAATTTTCAGATGCCCAACAAAAGCAAGAAAATCAAATTAAGGCCATTCGTTCTTTCATCGCGCAAAAAGTAGATGCAATTGTCTTCTCTCCTGTTGTTGAAACAGGTTTTGAAACAGTGTTACAAGAAGCGAAGGATGCAGGAATTCCAGTTTTTCTTTCTGACCGTGCTGTTGATATAGAAGATGATTCCTTATGGGTAACATTCTTAGGTTCAGACTTTGTTGAAGAAGGTAGAAAAGCGGCAAATTGGTTAGTTGAGGAAACAGCTGATGTAGATGGTGATGTCAATATCGTTGAACTTCAAGGAACAGTCGGTTCAGCACCTGCGATTGACCGTAAAGAAGGGTTTGAAGAAGTAATCGCAGATCATCCAAATCTAAAAATAACAAAATCTCAAACAGGTGACTTTACTCGTGCAAAAGGAAAAGAAGTTATGGAAGCGTTCTTAAAAGCAGATGGAGAAAACATAGATGTTCTTTATTCTCATAACGATGATATGGCAATTGGTGCGATTCAAGCAATTGAAGAGTACGGATTAAAACCAGGTGAAGATATTAAAATCATTGGTGTTGACGCAGTGAAAGGTGCGTTCGAAGCAATGGCAGCAGGTAAGATGAACGTAACAGTTGAGTGTAACCCATTATTTGGTCCACAAATGGTTGATTTAATTGAGGCACATTTAGCTGGTGAAGAGATTGATAAGCGTGTAGCTGTAGAAGAAAGCATGTACACAATGGATCAAGCTGAGGAGTTACTCCCAACACGAGAGTATTAAACTAGGGAAATAAAATAACAAATATAGCCACTAGATAGATAGTATATCCTTTACTATTAACTAACTAGTGGCTATTAAAATAAAAGATTGTTAGGAGGGGAAATTGTGAAGATACAGACTCCGGTTCTTATAATGGAAAGAATAACAAAGGAGTTCCCAGGAGTTAAAGCTTTATCAAATGTTCAGTTAAAACTGTACCCTGGTGAGGTGCATGCCTTGATGGGGGAGAATGGTGCAGGGAAGTCAACATTAATTAAAGTATTAACAGGTGTTTATACGTTTGATGAAGGTTCAGTAACTCTAGAAGGTAAATCTATTCGCGTTACAAATCCACTTGAAGCACAAAACTTAGGGATTAGCACGGTATACCAAGAAGTGAATTTATGTACAAACTTATCAGTAGTAGAAAATATCTTTATTGGTCGAGAAATTACGAAAAGAGGCCGCCTTGATTGGAAAGAAATGACGAAACAGGCAAAAGAGTTATTGAAAACAAGACTAAACTTAAATATTGATGTAACAAAGCTATTGTCTTCCTATTCTGTAGCAATTCAGCAAATGATTGCGATTGCTCGCTCCCTAAAAGTATCTGCAAAAGTACTTATTTTGGATGAACCAACATCAAGCCTTGATCAAAATGAGGTTAACCAATTGTTTAATGTCATTCGAAAATTAAAGCAAGAAGGCTTAGCAATTGTTTTTGTTAGTCACTTTCTTGATCAAATCTATGAAATTACAGATCGACTAACAGTTTTACGTAATGGCACATGGATTGGTGAGTATAAGACAAATGAAATTGAAAGGCTTGAATTAGTTTCTAAGATGATTGGTAAAGACTTAAACGAGCTTAATAGTACAGAAAAAGGAACTAGTAGAAATTCTTTTGATAAGAAAAAGCTATTTTTGCAAGGAAAAGACATTTCGAAAAAAGGCAAAATTGCACCTTTTGATATTGATATACATGAAGGTGAAATTGTCGGACTTGCTGGGCTCCTTGGTTCAGGTAGAACGGAATTAGCAAGATTAATGTTTGGCGCAGACAAAGCTGATACAGGTGAAATCAAGATAAATGGTAGTAAATCAAATCTTTCTTCCCCTAAACAAGCTATCTCCAATGGAATCGCTTTTTGTTCTGAAAACCGAAAAACAGAGGGAATTATTGCAGACCTAACAATAAGAGAAAATATGATCCTAGCTATGCAAGGAATTCAAGGATGGTTTAAATATATTCCAAAGAAAAGGCAAATTGAAATTGCAGATGAATATATCAAACTATTGAACATTAATCCGCCAAATCCAGAGCAATTAATCAAAAATTTAAGTGGTGGAAATCAACAAAAGGTTTTGCTTGCTAGATGGTTGATTACGAATCCTAAATTATTAATCTTAGATGAACCTACAAGAGGAATTGATGTAGGAGCAAAAGCGGAAATTCAAAAATTAATGCTCTCATTAAGTAAAGAAGGTATGTCGATTTTATTTGTTTCATCTGAAATAGAAGAAGTGTTACGTACTTGTCGTAAAATTGCGATCCTACGAGATCATAAGAAAGTATCCGAGATTGAGAATGATCAGCAAATTACACAAAAAGACATAATGAAGGCAATGGCTGGGGGATGACGTGATGAAATCAAAATTATTTTGGCCAATAGTCATTTTATTAATCATTCTATTAATAAATCTATTTTTTGATAAAAATTTCTTTACAATTGAAGTGAAAAATGGCTATTTAACTGGTAGTCTAATAGACATTCTTAATCGAGGGGCTCCATTGTTATTGGTTTCAATTGGAATGACTCTTGTCATTGCTACAAAAGGAGTCGATCTCGGGGTTGGTTCTGTCATCGCAATGGCTGGTGCAGTAGGTGCTATGACAGTAAGTGGTGCAAGTGGAGATAGTTTAGTACCACTTTTTACAGCAATTGGTTTAGTTATTGGTATCTCAGTATTAACTGGAATATGGAATGGTGTACTTGTTTCTAGAATTGGGGTTCAACCAATCGTTGCAACATTAATCCTTATGGTTGCAGGTCGTGGAATTGCTCAATTAATCACAGATGGACAAATTATGACCGTTTATTATGATCCATATACGTTCATCGGTGGTGGTCACTTGTTAATGCTACCTTTTTCAATCTTTATTGTAGCGGCTGTATTGGCTGTTGCATCACTCTTAACTAGAAAAACAGCAATGGGGTTATTTATTGAATCGGTTGGTACGAACCCAGAAGCAAGCCGTCTTTCCGGAATAAATTCTAAAAATATTTTATTAATGGTTTACGTGTTTTCTGGATTATGTGCAGGAATTGCTGGTTTAATCTTAAGTTCAAATGTAGCAAGCGCAGATGGAAACAATGCTGGGCTTTGGTATGAGCTGGATGCTATTCTAGCTGTAGTAATAGGAGGAACATCATTGAATGGTGGTAGATTTCATTTGATGGGAACAGTCATAGGTGCTCTTATCATTCAAAGTTTAACTACTACTATTTATTCGATAGGAATTGCTCCAGAAATAAATCTTGTCGTAAAAGCAATTGTAGTATTGATTGTTTGTCTTTTACAATCACCTGAGTTTAGAAAGAAAGTCTTTGGCGGGTTTACAGCGAAAAAAACAGAAAAGAAAAGTGAGGGAGTGTCGGTATCATGACGAAAAAATTACAATTAGATTCTAAACATCTCCCTTTAATAGCAACAATCGGATTGTTTATCGTGATGTTTATTTTTGGCTCACTTAGATATACTGGATTTTTTTCAACACAAGTTTTTCTGAATTTGTTTATTGATAACGCATTCTTGATCGTTGTTGCAGTGGGAATGACATTTGTTATTTTATCAGGGGGAATTGATCTCTCTGTTGGTTCCATCATTGCGTTAACAAGTATGGTAGCAGCCAGTCTTACAATGAATGCCCAATTATCACCCGTACTTGTTATTCCAACAAGTCTACTTGTCGGTACAATACTGGGTTTTTGTATGGGATGCCTGATTCAATATTTTAATTTACAACCATTTATCGTTACACTTGCAGGAATGTTTCTTGCCAGAGGGCTATGTTATCTAATTAGTGTTGAATCAATTACGATCGACCATGGATTTTTTAGTTTTATGGCTAGTACTCGAATCCCAGTTGGCGGAGGGAATTTTATTTCCATAAGTGTAATAATCGCTATGCTAGTAGTAATTGCAGCAATGTTTATTGCTCACTACTCTAAATTTGGACGTAATGTTTATGCATTAGGTGGAAGTGAACAATCAGCATTATTAATG encodes:
- a CDS encoding ABC transporter permease, which produces MQAQTKEKALLSPTVLPNEAKGMKAFLKKCRSQKALLLMTMPFVIWVFIFKYFPVWGWTMAFQDFKPARPFSEQEWVGFKHFTFLFTDARFLGVLRNTLAQSIINLVLGFVTAIGLALLINELTNLKFKRVVQTISYLPHFLSWVVAAALVSSVLSIDGVINEILIGLHIIDEEILWLGIGEYFWGILGAAEVWKNVGWNTIIYLAAISMIDQEQYEAAKIDGASRLQRIRYITLPGMKQVIVILLIMNIGYIIEAGFEPQYLLGNGQNVEFSENIDVFVINYGISMFNFSLATAAGVFKTVISLIFLIAANSFSKKMGQGGLY
- a CDS encoding carbohydrate ABC transporter permease, with the protein product MLRVKKRKSLMRTKEDVVFDTCTIIFMILLSVIMLYPFLNQVALSFNAATDSVKGGIHLWPREFTWRNYEYVFTQASIIQAIFVSVARTVVGTGIGLLCTAMVAYAIAQEKFVLKKSVTIIFIMTMYFNGGLIPTFLLMRDLHLIGTFWVYIIPGLISAFNLIIMRSFIEGLPKSLFEQARIDGAGDFRVFFQIVLPLSLPVLATVALFVAVGQWNQWFDVFLYNSSNENLTTLQYELMKILQNTATSNGDWNTAQANGEHAVQAVTPKSIQATMTIVASLPIICVYPFLQKYFVKGMTLGAVK
- a CDS encoding endo-1,4-beta-xylanase; translated protein: MKKILRKQIFSGLAIALLLPLGTNSVSALDKPLDALNVVSINERYEDSFTIGAAVEPYQLEGKTAKILKRHYNSIVAENVMKPINIQPEEGKFNFEEADKIVKFAKENDMDLRFHTLVWHSQVPQWFFLDKEGNQMVDETDPKKREKNTRLLLKRLETHVKTIVKRYKDDVDSWDVVNEVIDDSPQNEKGLRESTWYQITGTDYIKVAFETARKYAGKDAKLYINDYNTEVEPKRTYLYNLVKDLLEQGVPIDGVGHQSHIQIGWPSIQEIEDSINLFASLGLDNQITELDVSLYGWPPRPAYETYEAIPEEKLQAQAERYDALFALYEKLDNKISNVTFWGIADNHTWLDGRAQQYNNGVGKDAPFVFDPDYNVKPAYWSIMD
- a CDS encoding endo-1,4-beta-xylanase, which codes for MSQLQSKLNIPSFSDVYSDCFSIGAAINQRTIESSKQLLTKHFNSITAENDMKPENLQPEENKFTFEKADQFVAFAEEHKMKMRGHTLVWHNQTPDWMFTTPDGSVAKRDLLLDRMQTHISTVVGRYKGRIHSWDVVNEVIDDSENLFLRKSNYLDIVGEDFIEKSFRFAHEADPKALLFYNDYNESHPQKRDKIYKLVKSLLKKDVPLHGIGMQAHWNLTSPTLDNIRAAIEKYASLGLQIQLTELDVSVFDTTDRRTDLKEPTTEMVALQEERYEQLFALLREYRDVISCVTFWGVADDYTWLDNFPVRGRKNWPLLFDDNQLPKQAFHKITSFK
- a CDS encoding glycoside hydrolase family 43 protein, with translation MYKKLFLLIVMFSMLLNFVPNKTSFAQINERSTGTSPTVLNAELEDVFEVVGAPNIELEVPVKLDELSKGRYTSIAASFNIPDSLTVTGVEFNSKNINGASSYTYSNNHLMLHVKGGNVSFSHKKSDLFATIKLKVKDFVTSDYTEVIRTNYIKVNGGDIEYSVHDAVANIELKLLDTGAVAKIPGYANPLISHKFGADPHAMVYDGRVYIYLTNDQYEYDANGNVVPNTYGKINTVTVISSDDMINWTDHGAIPVAGPNGAAKWATQSWAVSVEHRNIEGKDKFFLYFSNNASGIGVLTSDSPIGPWTDPLGKPLVARNTPEADGVTWLFDPAAFVDDDGQAYLYYGGGVPGSPPTQEQAESPKTARVIKLSDDMIHTEGEAKVIDAPFLFEASGIHKRNGKYYYSYSTNFSGVREADDPKTGEIAYMISEDPMGPFKYVGTALKNPYLFFGVGGNNHQDFFEFKGQTYITYHAQTLAKELGTAQGYRSPHINKVEYDENGHIKDVKADMKGVSQVTSLDPYKRNEAETIAWNAGISTEKSEAPGSLVESINLNVTDINNGEWIAVSQADFGKNRAVSFETNIASTSGGTIEIRLDSPIGKVIGTLDVKPTGGDQEWQLMKTKVKNVSGRHNIFFMFKGEGENNLFNMDYWKFTTSEQSISSK
- a CDS encoding ABC transporter substrate-binding protein, producing MKKLLKGKMILLLMMALMLLLSACSSSGTGGQTESGTSSGDSKSSDKLVIGFSQVGAESEWRTANTKSMQEAIKAAGHELKFSDAQQKQENQIKAIRSFIAQKVDAIVFSPVVETGFETVLQEAKDAGIPVFLSDRAVDIEDDSLWVTFLGSDFVEEGRKAANWLVEETADVDGDVNIVELQGTVGSAPAIDRKEGFEEVIADHPNLKITKSQTGDFTRAKGKEVMEAFLKADGENIDVLYSHNDDMAIGAIQAIEEYGLKPGEDIKIIGVDAVKGAFEAMAAGKMNVTVECNPLFGPQMVDLIEAHLAGEEIDKRVAVEESMYTMDQAEELLPTREY
- a CDS encoding sugar ABC transporter ATP-binding protein codes for the protein MERITKEFPGVKALSNVQLKLYPGEVHALMGENGAGKSTLIKVLTGVYTFDEGSVTLEGKSIRVTNPLEAQNLGISTVYQEVNLCTNLSVVENIFIGREITKRGRLDWKEMTKQAKELLKTRLNLNIDVTKLLSSYSVAIQQMIAIARSLKVSAKVLILDEPTSSLDQNEVNQLFNVIRKLKQEGLAIVFVSHFLDQIYEITDRLTVLRNGTWIGEYKTNEIERLELVSKMIGKDLNELNSTEKGTSRNSFDKKKLFLQGKDISKKGKIAPFDIDIHEGEIVGLAGLLGSGRTELARLMFGADKADTGEIKINGSKSNLSSPKQAISNGIAFCSENRKTEGIIADLTIRENMILAMQGIQGWFKYIPKKRQIEIADEYIKLLNINPPNPEQLIKNLSGGNQQKVLLARWLITNPKLLILDEPTRGIDVGAKAEIQKLMLSLSKEGMSILFVSSEIEEVLRTCRKIAILRDHKKVSEIENDQQITQKDIMKAMAGG
- a CDS encoding ABC transporter permease, producing the protein MKSKLFWPIVILLIILLINLFFDKNFFTIEVKNGYLTGSLIDILNRGAPLLLVSIGMTLVIATKGVDLGVGSVIAMAGAVGAMTVSGASGDSLVPLFTAIGLVIGISVLTGIWNGVLVSRIGVQPIVATLILMVAGRGIAQLITDGQIMTVYYDPYTFIGGGHLLMLPFSIFIVAAVLAVASLLTRKTAMGLFIESVGTNPEASRLSGINSKNILLMVYVFSGLCAGIAGLILSSNVASADGNNAGLWYELDAILAVVIGGTSLNGGRFHLMGTVIGALIIQSLTTTIYSIGIAPEINLVVKAIVVLIVCLLQSPEFRKKVFGGFTAKKTEKKSEGVSVS
- the yjfF gene encoding galactofuranose ABC transporter, permease protein YjfF, which translates into the protein MTKKLQLDSKHLPLIATIGLFIVMFIFGSLRYTGFFSTQVFLNLFIDNAFLIVVAVGMTFVILSGGIDLSVGSIIALTSMVAASLTMNAQLSPVLVIPTSLLVGTILGFCMGCLIQYFNLQPFIVTLAGMFLARGLCYLISVESITIDHGFFSFMASTRIPVGGGNFISISVIIAMLVVIAAMFIAHYSKFGRNVYALGGSEQSALLMGLPVAKTKILIYTVSGFCSSLAGIIFTFYMLSGYGLHANGLELDTIAAVVIGGTLLTGGAGYVAGSVVGVLILGIIQTVIVFEGTLSSWWTKIAIGTLLLLFIVLQRVIVARSKTNQTSVSSH